Below is a window of Corallococcus silvisoli DNA.
CGCGCACCGTGTCGCTCGTCTCGAACTGGACCTTGGGCTTGGGCTTGTGCGCGCCCTCGGTGACCTGCGCCGTGAGACGCGCGACCTCCGCGTCCGACATGGGCCGAGGCTGCTCGTTCTGCCCGACGCCCGGGAACCCGGTCACCTTGGAGGTGTTCTTCACCAGGTGCAGGGTGGTGTCGCTAAGCTCCATCTGGACGAAGATGTAGCCGGGGAAGAGCTTGCGGCGGGTGGTCTTCTTCTCGCCGTTCACCATCTCCACGACCTGCTCCATGGGGATGAGGATCTCACCGATCAAGTCCTGGTCCTGCAGGCCCTTGAGGCGCACCTGCTCTTCCAGGTTCTTCTTCGCCTGGTTCTCGTAGTTCGAGTAGGTCTGGACCGTGAACCATTTCTTCGCCATTACAGCTTCCCCCACAGGGCAGGCAGCCACTCCACCATCAAGTTGTAGGCGACGGTGTCGATGCAGAAGAGCAGAACGGCCGCCACGAGCGAGGCGACGACCACGGCCATGGTCGACGCGCGGGTCTCCGACCAGGAGGGCCAGGTGACCTTCATCAGCTCGGACGCCACGTCGATGGACAAGGCGTGCGTACGGGGGTGGAAGTAGGACGCCAGCACGAGCCCCAGGGCCGTCACGTAGCCCACCAGGGTCGACACGCGCCAGCCGAGGCCCTCGAACAGTTCGACGTCACTCCAGCCGAACCGGCTCCAGAGCAACCCGAAGACGTGCTCCAGGAAGAGGGCCAGGACGATGCCGGCGACGAGATAGAAGATGACCACGAGCCGCTTGGGGTCGATACCCGAGCGGTTAGCCTGCTGGCTGGCCTCAGATGCCGTCGCCATGGTGCCTCACGAGGGACTGTGGAAGCTGGACTGCGAAAAGGCAGGGACCCCCGGCACCGCTCGGTACCGGGGGTCCCTGTACTGAAGCTGGCAGGCCAGGAGGGATTCGAACCCCCAACACGCGGATTTGGAGACCGCTGCTCTACCGTTGGAGCTACTGGCCTAAACCTTCATGGAACAGACGACCTAGACCTTGCCTTCCTTGTGGTCCGTATGCTTGCGGCAGCGAGGGCAGAACTTGCTCAGCTCAAGCTTGTCCTGGCTCTTCCGCTTGTTCTTCGTGGTCGTGTAGTTCCGCTCTTTGCACGTCGTGCACTCGAGCGAGATGATGGAACGGTTACCCTTCGGCATGGCTCATTTCACCAGATGCGAGAAGGGAAGGCTACAAAAGCAGCCCTCCCCTCCGCAACTCAG
It encodes the following:
- the nusG gene encoding transcription termination/antitermination protein NusG — translated: MAKKWFTVQTYSNYENQAKKNLEEQVRLKGLQDQDLIGEILIPMEQVVEMVNGEKKTTRRKLFPGYIFVQMELSDTTLHLVKNTSKVTGFPGVGQNEQPRPMSDAEVARLTAQVTEGAHKPKPKVQFETSDTVRVIDGPFANFNGTVEEVNPEKGRVRVLVSIFGRATPVELDFMQVEKTTG
- the secE gene encoding preprotein translocase subunit SecE codes for the protein MATASEASQQANRSGIDPKRLVVIFYLVAGIVLALFLEHVFGLLWSRFGWSDVELFEGLGWRVSTLVGYVTALGLVLASYFHPRTHALSIDVASELMKVTWPSWSETRASTMAVVVASLVAAVLLFCIDTVAYNLMVEWLPALWGKL
- the rpmG gene encoding 50S ribosomal protein L33, with the protein product MPKGNRSIISLECTTCKERNYTTTKNKRKSQDKLELSKFCPRCRKHTDHKEGKV